The following proteins come from a genomic window of Nostoc sp. TCL26-01:
- a CDS encoding glycosyltransferase family 4 protein, with the protein MRVLIVTTQVPFIRGGAEIHAEELVKALNTEGHEAEIVAIPFKWYPPERILEHMLACRLLDLTESCGQVVDRIIGMKFPAYLIPHPQKVMWLLHQYRSAYDLWGTHYGDLINAANGLQIREAIVNADNKAFSECISIFANSQNVAKRLKYFNHIESIPLYHPPRNAETFYCENTEDYLFFPSRLWSIKRQELVIKALAETTNPVRILFAGKADNNEYNEYLKKLAKKLGVTKKAVFLGEISEKEKIITYARSLGVVYPPFDEDYGYVTLEAMLSSKPVVTCTDSGGSLEFVRHEETGLIAEPNPKSFAAAMDQLWENRSWAQALGKAGKEYYDSLNISWSTVVQKLIS; encoded by the coding sequence ATGAGAGTATTGATAGTTACAACTCAGGTTCCTTTTATTAGGGGTGGAGCGGAAATACATGCAGAAGAACTTGTTAAGGCACTCAATACAGAGGGTCATGAGGCTGAAATAGTTGCAATTCCCTTTAAATGGTATCCTCCAGAACGAATTTTGGAGCATATGTTAGCTTGTAGACTACTAGACTTAACAGAATCTTGTGGACAAGTTGTTGATCGAATTATTGGGATGAAATTTCCTGCATACTTAATTCCTCACCCTCAGAAAGTGATGTGGTTACTTCATCAGTATCGTTCAGCTTATGATTTATGGGGGACACATTACGGTGACTTGATAAATGCTGCAAACGGATTACAAATTCGTGAAGCAATTGTCAATGCTGATAATAAAGCATTTAGTGAATGTATCTCTATTTTTGCTAACTCACAAAATGTTGCTAAAAGATTAAAATACTTTAATCATATAGAGTCTATTCCTCTTTATCATCCACCAAGAAATGCAGAAACTTTTTACTGCGAAAATACAGAAGATTATTTGTTTTTTCCAAGTAGACTTTGGAGTATTAAACGGCAGGAACTTGTAATAAAAGCATTAGCGGAAACTACAAATCCTGTCAGGATTTTGTTCGCAGGTAAGGCAGACAACAATGAATACAACGAGTATTTAAAAAAATTAGCTAAAAAATTAGGAGTTACAAAGAAAGCAGTTTTTTTAGGAGAGATAAGTGAAAAAGAAAAAATTATAACTTATGCCAGAAGCTTGGGAGTTGTTTATCCACCCTTTGATGAAGACTATGGCTATGTCACCTTGGAAGCCATGTTGTCATCGAAGCCTGTTGTTACTTGTACAGACTCAGGAGGCTCTTTAGAATTCGTCCGACATGAAGAGACTGGATTGATAGCAGAACCTAATCCTAAATCTTTTGCAGCAGCAATGGATCAATTATGGGAAAATCGTTCTTGGGCGCAAGCTCTTGGTAAAGCAGGAAAAGAGTATTATGATAGCCTAAATATTTCATGGTCTACAGTCGTTCAAAAGCTAATCTCATGA
- a CDS encoding DUF2862 domain-containing protein, whose product MEIGQKVKVFRLRDRVSAPIAQKLGKVGIIEGYKVTDGGGVGVVVKFDDNTSTWFFEDEIKPA is encoded by the coding sequence ATGGAAATCGGACAAAAGGTTAAGGTGTTTCGTTTGCGCGATCGCGTTTCTGCTCCCATTGCTCAGAAACTAGGAAAAGTAGGGATTATTGAAGGCTACAAAGTCACTGATGGTGGTGGTGTTGGTGTAGTGGTGAAGTTTGACGATAATACTTCAACTTGGTTTTTTGAAGATGAAATCAAACCAGCGTAG
- a CDS encoding glycosyltransferase produces MKLNWFSPIPPAQTGIAEYTMRLLPILTNYAEVLVWTDEPKWNLDIEKYAKVRQYNLASVPWKEINQADLNIYHIGNNSNFHYQIWQISKQCPGLVILHDCRLQHFFAGIYREKHNDWQIYASYMKQYYGVEGEQASLRFWNGDLTTEYMAEYYPLTFLALENAVGVVTHTKEVFQKILKHKNRWVVGYAPLPYVSKWQGTRNGKVITPPYRLIIFGYLGSNRRLEVFLKALSNLSEKNQFRLDIYGQVWDKNYICHQIQQLGLTNLVKLHGFVEEAKLDSALANAHLAINLRYPTMGEASVSQLRIWSHALPSLVTQVGWYAEQSESTVAFVRPDHEIEDIQQHLKNFLANPLDFSHLGENGWQLLQDYHNLENYSQAIIDIAKKSGKFRHTTIAYSFADKIGEELSNWINYERVDMDIRGVAQAIHFIST; encoded by the coding sequence ATGAAACTGAATTGGTTTTCTCCTATACCCCCAGCCCAAACAGGTATAGCTGAGTATACAATGCGTTTGCTGCCAATTTTAACTAACTATGCTGAAGTATTAGTATGGACAGATGAACCGAAATGGAATTTAGATATTGAAAAGTATGCTAAAGTTCGCCAATATAATTTGGCTAGTGTTCCTTGGAAAGAAATCAACCAAGCTGATTTAAATATTTACCATATAGGCAATAATTCCAATTTCCATTACCAAATCTGGCAGATTAGCAAGCAGTGTCCGGGTCTAGTTATTCTTCATGATTGCAGACTCCAGCATTTTTTTGCAGGGATCTATAGAGAAAAACATAATGATTGGCAGATTTACGCCTCATATATGAAACAATACTATGGTGTAGAGGGTGAGCAAGCCAGCTTAAGGTTCTGGAATGGTGATTTAACAACTGAATATATGGCTGAATACTATCCTCTAACTTTTCTAGCTTTAGAAAATGCAGTAGGAGTAGTAACTCATACAAAAGAGGTTTTTCAGAAAATTCTTAAGCATAAAAATCGCTGGGTTGTTGGTTATGCACCTCTACCGTATGTTAGTAAATGGCAAGGAACAAGAAATGGTAAAGTCATTACTCCACCCTATCGTCTCATAATTTTCGGATATCTTGGCAGTAATCGTCGTCTAGAAGTTTTTTTAAAAGCTTTATCTAATCTTAGCGAAAAGAATCAGTTTCGTTTAGATATTTACGGTCAAGTTTGGGATAAAAACTATATTTGTCATCAAATTCAACAATTAGGTCTTACTAATTTAGTAAAATTACATGGTTTTGTCGAAGAAGCTAAGTTGGACTCAGCTTTAGCCAATGCTCATTTAGCTATTAATCTGCGTTACCCAACAATGGGAGAGGCATCAGTAAGTCAACTTAGGATTTGGAGTCATGCACTTCCTAGTCTAGTTACACAGGTTGGCTGGTATGCTGAACAATCTGAAAGTACAGTTGCGTTTGTACGTCCAGATCATGAGATAGAGGATATACAGCAACATCTCAAAAACTTTCTAGCTAATCCTCTAGACTTTTCACACTTAGGAGAAAATGGTTGGCAGCTTTTACAAGATTATCATAACTTAGAAAATTATTCTCAAGCAATTATTGACATTGCAAAAAAAAGCGGAAAATTTAGACACACTACAATAGCTTACAGCTTTGCAGACAAGATAGGCGAGGAATTAAGTAACTGGATCAATTACGAAAGAGTAGATATGGATATCAGAGGAGTTGCACAAGCTATACATTTTATTAGTACCTAA
- a CDS encoding DUF1822 family protein, giving the protein MSLFCVPPTQLVLEVSAEVQEQSWQQSQACVSPRGRWNAFLSQVSLNTFLPWLQAEYAPAASVSIDVNLLPQYWELVNGVAITMDTKRLILIPDKNLETREFAVPQEWVDIPGWAGDYYLPVQVNPDGAWIRIWGYTTHEQLKNQGNYNPDERTYSLDATQMIEDLNVLWVVRQLYPDEQTQTAIAPLPTLSTTQIDNLWQRLANPAITNPRLELPWETWGALLATGQLKPQIESINLRQWLQNIFTDSWQTIEALLGTQPDLAFSFRQTNDVSEQSIQRVKEITLPSNQTVVLMLTLTPETDGRVSIRTQLYPRGSTRYLPDNIKLGLISGSGQVIQSVAARETDNSIQLKRFRCPQNTHFRLEVGLDDFNFTQEFAS; this is encoded by the coding sequence ATGTCGTTGTTCTGTGTTCCTCCAACTCAACTTGTGTTAGAGGTTTCAGCTGAAGTTCAAGAGCAATCATGGCAGCAAAGCCAGGCTTGTGTTAGTCCCCGTGGGCGTTGGAATGCGTTTTTGAGTCAAGTTAGCCTCAATACTTTTTTACCTTGGTTGCAAGCCGAATATGCACCAGCAGCCAGCGTGAGTATTGATGTTAACTTGTTGCCCCAGTATTGGGAATTGGTTAATGGCGTTGCTATCACCATGGATACAAAACGCCTGATTCTGATTCCGGATAAAAATTTAGAGACGAGAGAATTTGCTGTACCTCAAGAATGGGTAGACATTCCGGGATGGGCAGGAGATTATTATTTACCAGTGCAAGTTAATCCTGATGGGGCGTGGATACGTATTTGGGGCTATACCACTCATGAACAACTGAAAAATCAAGGTAACTACAATCCTGATGAACGGACTTACTCTTTAGATGCTACTCAAATGATTGAGGATTTAAATGTGCTTTGGGTAGTCCGGCAATTGTACCCTGATGAGCAAACACAAACAGCGATCGCTCCTCTACCAACTTTATCCACTACCCAAATAGACAATCTCTGGCAAAGGTTAGCAAATCCAGCCATCACTAATCCTCGCTTAGAGTTACCTTGGGAAACCTGGGGAGCTTTGTTAGCTACCGGACAATTAAAACCACAAATAGAGTCTATCAACTTGCGTCAGTGGTTGCAAAATATCTTTACTGATAGCTGGCAAACCATCGAAGCATTGTTGGGTACACAGCCAGATTTAGCTTTTAGCTTTCGCCAAACCAATGATGTCAGCGAACAATCAATCCAACGAGTTAAGGAAATTACTTTACCCAGCAATCAAACTGTGGTCTTAATGTTGACTTTGACACCAGAAACCGATGGTAGAGTCAGCATCCGTACTCAATTATATCCCAGAGGCAGCACGCGCTATTTACCTGACAATATTAAGTTAGGGTTGATTTCTGGTTCCGGCCAAGTAATTCAATCAGTAGCAGCACGGGAAACTGATAACTCTATTCAACTCAAACGCTTCCGTTGTCCCCAAAACACCCACTTTCGGCTTGAGGTTGGGTTGGATGATTTTAATTTCACGCAAGAGTTTGCTAGTTAA
- a CDS encoding ArsA family ATPase, whose amino-acid sequence MSLILTFLGKNGIARTKVAIAAAKLLASQGKRVLLAGLAEPVLPLLLDQPLAPDPQEIAPNLQVVQFQASVLLERNWEEVKKLEAQYLRTPIIKEVYGQELVVLPGMDNALALNAIREYDASGKYDVIIYDGTGDAASLRMLGLPESLSWYVRRFRQLFVNSDLGKTITESPLIQPLISSLFNVNWTADNFAQPTNQVNNFLDQGKAALADPKRVAAFVVTTADPLEVASARYLWGSAQQLGLTVGGVIQLSSQVESNLSEEFAPLAVSVVPDLVNGEWRSLIDALPNFVEQALQAPTPITIDIHNRQVRLFLPGFDKKQVKLTQYGPEVTVEAGDQRRNISLPPALSGRPITGAKFQNNYLIISF is encoded by the coding sequence ATGTCCCTCATACTGACATTTTTGGGCAAAAACGGGATTGCTCGCACTAAAGTAGCGATCGCCGCAGCCAAGTTATTGGCCAGTCAAGGCAAGCGGGTACTCCTAGCAGGACTAGCGGAACCAGTATTACCACTGCTGTTAGACCAACCTCTTGCCCCTGACCCTCAAGAAATAGCGCCTAATTTGCAAGTTGTGCAGTTCCAAGCATCTGTACTGCTAGAACGGAATTGGGAAGAAGTCAAAAAGCTGGAGGCGCAATATCTCCGGACACCGATCATCAAAGAGGTTTATGGTCAAGAACTGGTAGTATTGCCAGGTATGGACAATGCCCTCGCCTTGAATGCGATCCGCGAATATGATGCCAGTGGCAAATATGACGTGATTATTTACGATGGCACAGGTGATGCTGCTAGTTTGCGGATGTTGGGCTTACCAGAGTCTTTAAGTTGGTATGTGCGGCGTTTTCGGCAATTATTTGTCAACTCTGATTTAGGGAAGACCATTACCGAATCACCATTAATTCAGCCTCTTATCAGTAGTCTTTTCAATGTCAACTGGACAGCAGACAACTTTGCTCAACCCACCAACCAAGTCAATAATTTCCTAGATCAGGGGAAAGCAGCACTGGCTGACCCCAAGCGTGTTGCTGCCTTCGTAGTAACTACCGCAGATCCTTTGGAAGTAGCCAGCGCTCGTTATTTGTGGGGTAGCGCCCAACAACTCGGTTTAACTGTGGGTGGTGTAATTCAATTATCTTCCCAGGTTGAGAGTAATCTGTCAGAAGAATTTGCCCCTTTAGCTGTAAGTGTAGTTCCTGATCTGGTTAATGGTGAGTGGCGATCGCTAATCGATGCCCTGCCTAACTTTGTTGAGCAAGCCTTACAGGCTCCTACACCCATCACCATTGACATCCATAACCGTCAGGTGCGCTTATTTTTACCTGGATTTGATAAAAAACAGGTGAAACTCACTCAGTATGGGCCAGAAGTGACAGTGGAAGCAGGAGACCAACGGCGGAATATTTCTCTACCTCCAGCGCTGAGTGGTAGACCTATCACCGGGGCAAAATTTCAAAATAATTATTTGATCATTTCTTTTTAA
- a CDS encoding bifunctional 2-polyprenyl-6-hydroxyphenol methylase/3-demethylubiquinol 3-O-methyltransferase UbiG, which produces MFDSNNPEINIDELMQKIRQEVANRQGESQVLVTNNHTNATNLMSKIDYIESLLKNAESRAYARTKWPNKLDRFPFNFSSKLQKFILKIINFFFKDQREVNFNLILALKTSVKVNSQLMEQINTLKTQIDQRLVNVDNHFQTIDQRLVNVDNHFQTIDQRLVNVDNHFQTIDQRLVNADSHFQTIDQRLVNADSHFHEIEQLSGVIDIRFQGIDNSFHDINECVNNRNTDIEEQLNNFKTHIQKLEHHHIRNDNYLKNDLIQQKRMITLFLEEARRRLPEPFNLEQINTFVNEEKHLLDGFYVAFEDMFRGSREDIFNRLKVYLPIIKEANIGTSDSPILDIGCGRGEWLELLQEKGYTARGLDINRVMIEQCRVRGLEVTEGDVISYLQSLPDASLGAVTGFHIIEHLPFEVLLKLFTEAVRVLKRGGLVIFETPNPDNILVGSNTFYLDPTHRNPLPSPMITFVAQSFGLSEVRCIKLHPDTTQTRLTGSAVAERFSDYFYGSQDYAIVGLKP; this is translated from the coding sequence ATGTTTGATTCAAATAATCCAGAAATTAATATCGATGAGTTGATGCAAAAGATTCGCCAAGAAGTTGCTAATCGCCAAGGAGAATCTCAAGTATTAGTTACAAACAATCATACAAATGCAACAAACTTAATGTCAAAAATCGACTATATTGAATCTCTCCTGAAAAATGCAGAATCTAGAGCTTATGCACGCACGAAATGGCCTAATAAGCTTGATCGCTTTCCTTTTAATTTCAGTTCAAAATTACAAAAATTTATTTTAAAAATTATTAATTTTTTCTTTAAAGACCAGAGAGAGGTAAATTTCAACTTAATTCTTGCCTTAAAAACTTCTGTAAAAGTTAATAGCCAGTTAATGGAGCAAATCAACACTCTAAAGACACAAATAGATCAGCGCTTGGTTAATGTGGATAATCACTTCCAAACAATAGATCAGCGCTTGGTTAATGTGGATAATCACTTCCAAACAATAGATCAGCGCTTGGTTAATGTGGATAATCACTTCCAAACAATAGATCAGCGCTTGGTTAATGCGGATAGTCATTTCCAAACAATAGATCAGCGCTTGGTTAATGCGGATAGTCATTTCCACGAAATAGAGCAGTTATCAGGTGTTATAGATATTCGTTTTCAAGGTATAGATAATAGTTTTCATGACATTAATGAATGTGTAAATAATCGGAATACTGATATAGAAGAGCAGTTAAATAATTTTAAAACGCATATTCAAAAACTAGAACATCATCATATTAGAAACGACAATTATCTTAAAAACGATCTAATACAGCAAAAGCGCATGATTACCTTATTCTTAGAAGAAGCGCGGAGGCGACTACCAGAACCGTTCAATTTAGAACAAATAAACACTTTTGTCAATGAAGAGAAGCATTTATTAGATGGTTTTTATGTTGCGTTTGAAGATATGTTTCGGGGTAGTAGAGAGGATATTTTCAACAGATTGAAAGTATATCTACCCATAATCAAAGAGGCTAATATTGGTACATCAGACTCACCTATTTTAGATATAGGTTGCGGACGTGGTGAATGGCTAGAACTGCTGCAAGAGAAAGGATATACGGCTAGAGGTTTGGATATCAATAGAGTCATGATAGAACAATGCAGAGTCAGAGGACTGGAGGTAACAGAAGGAGATGTCATTAGCTATTTACAATCTCTTCCCGATGCCAGTTTAGGCGCAGTAACTGGCTTCCATATTATTGAACATCTACCATTTGAGGTCTTGCTAAAGTTATTTACTGAGGCTGTTAGAGTGCTTAAGAGAGGGGGATTAGTGATTTTTGAAACACCAAATCCAGATAATATTTTAGTGGGTAGTAACACATTCTATCTAGATCCGACACATCGGAATCCACTGCCAAGTCCTATGATTACATTTGTTGCACAATCATTTGGTCTATCAGAAGTTAGATGTATCAAGCTTCATCCTGATACTACTCAAACTAGATTAACTGGATCAGCAGTAGCTGAACGTTTCAGTGATTACTTTTATGGCTCACAAGATTATGCGATCGTAGGATTGAAACCATGA
- a CDS encoding ABC transporter permease, which yields MALLIKDKFNWLEVQRYWELLHVLVVRNLKVRYRGSFLGVYWSLLNPLIMTLLYTAIFGTTFASYYQNSILNYMLAAFTGLVVINFFSASTSQALSSVVSNGALLNKIKLPVGIFPVSMVAANIFQFAVGVFPLLAVMTLVNSKSFINVLALLLPFSALVVVCMGVGFIVSALYVFFRDLPYFYELIVFVLWISSPIFYPSAIVPKSVQPFLGLNPLSPIIESMRQIALSTSLPDLELIVGAWLSGVIILAVGWACFQLWRHQFMDLL from the coding sequence ATGGCGCTGTTGATAAAAGATAAATTCAATTGGTTGGAAGTGCAGCGCTACTGGGAACTGCTGCACGTTTTAGTAGTCCGAAATCTCAAAGTCCGTTACCGAGGCTCTTTCTTGGGAGTATATTGGTCACTGTTGAATCCATTGATCATGACACTCCTGTACACTGCGATTTTTGGCACAACTTTTGCATCCTATTATCAAAACTCCATACTCAACTATATGCTGGCAGCGTTTACAGGGTTAGTAGTCATCAATTTTTTCTCAGCTTCAACATCACAAGCCTTGAGTAGTGTAGTCAGCAATGGCGCATTGTTAAATAAAATAAAGTTACCAGTCGGTATTTTTCCAGTATCAATGGTTGCCGCTAATATATTTCAGTTTGCAGTCGGAGTATTTCCCTTGCTGGCAGTAATGACTCTCGTTAATTCCAAGAGTTTCATTAATGTGCTGGCTTTATTACTACCATTTTCAGCATTAGTTGTAGTATGTATGGGAGTTGGGTTTATAGTTAGCGCTTTATACGTTTTTTTTAGAGACTTACCTTACTTTTACGAATTAATTGTGTTTGTACTGTGGATTAGTAGCCCTATATTTTATCCATCTGCTATTGTTCCAAAGTCAGTACAACCATTTTTAGGTTTAAACCCGCTTTCCCCAATCATTGAAAGTATGCGTCAGATTGCTCTATCCACAAGTTTACCCGATTTAGAGTTGATTGTTGGAGCGTGGCTGAGTGGGGTAATAATACTGGCAGTCGGTTGGGCTTGTTTTCAATTGTGGCGGCATCAGTTCATGGATTTGCTCTAA
- the chlG gene encoding chlorophyll synthase ChlG, with protein sequence MSESNPTDSNSQPLVSSTDAIASDDRSAKTRQLLGMKGAAPGETSIWKIRLQLMKPITWIPLIWGVVCGAASSGNYTWTLENVLKAAACMLLSGPLLTGYTQTLNDFYDREIDAINEPYRPIPSGAISVPQVFTQIVVLFLAGIALAFVLDLWAGHDFPNVTALALFGSIIAFIYSAPPLKLKQNGWLGNYALGASYIALPWWAGHALFGELNWKIVVLTLIYSLAGLGIAIVNDFKSVEGDRQLGLQSLPVMFGVNTAAWICVVMIDVFQGLIAAYLVTIHENLYAAILVLLIIPQITFQDMYFLRDPLKNDVKYQASAQPFLVLGMLVAGLALGHAAI encoded by the coding sequence ATGTCTGAATCAAATCCAACTGATTCCAATTCTCAGCCATTAGTTTCTAGCACAGACGCAATAGCATCTGATGACCGCAGTGCTAAAACCCGGCAGTTGTTAGGGATGAAAGGTGCTGCACCAGGGGAAACCTCGATTTGGAAAATCCGCTTGCAACTGATGAAGCCAATTACCTGGATTCCTCTGATTTGGGGAGTCGTTTGTGGTGCGGCTTCTTCTGGTAACTACACTTGGACACTAGAAAATGTTTTGAAAGCAGCAGCTTGTATGTTGCTGTCGGGGCCATTACTCACAGGTTATACCCAAACCCTGAACGATTTCTATGACCGAGAAATCGATGCTATCAATGAACCTTATCGCCCCATCCCTTCCGGTGCAATTTCTGTCCCTCAAGTATTTACCCAGATTGTTGTCTTATTTCTGGCTGGTATTGCTTTAGCATTTGTACTGGATTTATGGGCAGGCCATGACTTTCCCAATGTGACAGCCCTGGCGCTGTTTGGTTCCATCATCGCCTTTATTTACTCTGCACCACCCTTAAAACTCAAACAAAATGGTTGGTTAGGGAACTACGCCTTGGGTGCAAGCTACATTGCCTTACCTTGGTGGGCAGGTCATGCTTTATTTGGTGAACTCAATTGGAAGATTGTTGTTCTCACCTTAATTTACAGCTTGGCAGGATTAGGGATTGCCATTGTCAACGACTTCAAAAGTGTAGAAGGCGATCGCCAACTCGGACTACAATCATTACCTGTAATGTTTGGTGTCAACACCGCCGCTTGGATTTGTGTCGTCATGATTGACGTATTTCAAGGCTTGATTGCCGCTTATCTCGTTACCATTCATGAGAATCTCTACGCCGCAATTTTAGTGCTGTTAATCATCCCCCAAATCACCTTCCAAGATATGTATTTTCTGCGTGACCCCCTCAAGAACGATGTCAAATACCAAGCCAGCGCTCAACCATTTCTAGTCTTAGGAATGTTAGTCGCTGGTTTAGCCTTGGGTCATGCAGCCATCTAA
- a CDS encoding ABC transporter ATP-binding protein, whose translation MEVIRLDQVSLWRRTQEEFSYDLKKTFLSFLEGKHRQPVKKLVLDKIDLTVTKGEKIGIVGANGSGKSTLLKIISGILRPTRGTVRIKGQIAPLIELVAGFDPEISVMDNIILYGVFLGFSKAEMRKRMHSILEFAELQDYSLVPVKGLSSGMVSRLGFAIATDVQPDILILDEVLSVGDESFKYKCKQRINKLWDDNSTVLVVSHDLEFVQQSCNRGVWIDQGKLRFIGDPNATVNHYLNSVNKT comes from the coding sequence ATGGAAGTAATTCGCCTAGATCAAGTGTCGCTATGGCGACGAACACAAGAGGAGTTTTCCTACGATCTCAAGAAAACTTTTCTCTCTTTTTTAGAAGGTAAACATCGTCAACCTGTTAAAAAATTAGTCTTGGATAAAATTGATTTAACAGTTACCAAAGGAGAAAAAATAGGTATTGTCGGAGCAAATGGTTCTGGTAAATCAACACTACTAAAAATTATCTCTGGCATTCTGCGACCAACTCGCGGCACAGTTAGGATAAAAGGTCAAATTGCCCCATTAATTGAATTAGTAGCAGGATTTGATCCAGAAATTTCCGTCATGGATAATATCATTCTTTATGGTGTATTCTTGGGATTTTCCAAGGCGGAAATGCGAAAAAGAATGCACTCAATCTTAGAATTTGCCGAGTTGCAAGACTATTCACTAGTTCCAGTAAAAGGGTTATCTTCAGGTATGGTATCGCGTTTAGGATTTGCTATTGCCACAGATGTGCAACCAGACATTTTGATATTAGATGAGGTTTTATCAGTAGGTGATGAAAGTTTCAAGTACAAATGCAAGCAAAGGATCAATAAATTATGGGATGATAACTCTACAGTTTTAGTAGTTTCCCATGATTTAGAGTTTGTTCAACAGTCTTGTAATCGGGGCGTTTGGATTGATCAAGGAAAATTACGATTTATCGGTGATCCTAATGCAACTGTTAACCACTACTTAAACTCAGTTAATAAAACATAA
- a CDS encoding P-II family nitrogen regulator → MKKVEAIIRPFKLDEVKIALVNAGIVGMTVSEVRGFGRQKGQTERYRGSEYTVEFLQKLKVEIVVEDNQVDMVVDKIIAAARTGEIGDGKIFISPVEQVIRIRTGEKNTEAV, encoded by the coding sequence GTGAAAAAAGTAGAAGCAATTATCCGCCCATTTAAGTTAGACGAAGTAAAAATCGCTCTAGTCAATGCTGGCATTGTCGGGATGACAGTTTCGGAAGTCCGGGGTTTTGGACGGCAGAAAGGGCAAACAGAACGTTATCGCGGTTCTGAGTACACCGTAGAGTTTCTGCAAAAACTCAAGGTGGAAATTGTAGTTGAGGATAATCAAGTTGATATGGTGGTTGATAAGATTATCGCGGCTGCCCGCACTGGCGAAATTGGTGATGGTAAGATTTTCATCTCACCTGTAGAGCAAGTGATTCGGATTCGGACTGGAGAAAAGAACACGGAAGCAGTGTGA
- a CDS encoding Uma2 family endonuclease, giving the protein MYQPNPPRSPQESMPTMYDLPSELVGESGLPDEFHRIQADLLTETCQPANYSPTEILLASDLNLYYDPRYPLWYKRPDWYMVVGVNNPQQQQDLRLSYVIWQEGIDPFLIVELLSPGTEQDDLGQTLREVNKPPTKWEVYEHILRVPYYVVYDRYENNFRAFKINGTRYQPISLPEQRFWLEELDMGLGLWQGDYQQTTGLWLRWYDQAGWLPTLKERTEQERQRVEQERQRAEQERQRAEQERQRAEQERQRAEQERQRADKLAEYLRSQGIDPDLIN; this is encoded by the coding sequence ATGTATCAACCCAATCCACCTCGTTCGCCGCAAGAAAGTATGCCGACGATGTATGATTTACCTAGTGAATTAGTGGGAGAATCAGGATTGCCGGACGAATTTCACCGCATCCAAGCGGATTTGCTGACTGAGACTTGCCAACCTGCTAACTATTCACCTACAGAAATTTTACTGGCTAGTGATTTAAATCTCTACTACGACCCTCGCTATCCTTTGTGGTACAAGCGTCCTGACTGGTACATGGTTGTGGGTGTAAATAATCCTCAGCAACAGCAAGATTTACGTTTGAGTTATGTAATCTGGCAAGAAGGGATTGATCCATTTTTAATAGTAGAATTACTTTCCCCCGGTACAGAACAGGACGATTTAGGACAAACATTACGGGAAGTTAACAAACCCCCAACCAAGTGGGAAGTATATGAACATATTTTGCGTGTTCCCTACTACGTGGTCTATGACCGCTATGAAAATAATTTCCGGGCGTTTAAAATAAATGGGACTCGTTATCAGCCAATATCTCTACCAGAGCAGCGATTTTGGTTAGAAGAGTTAGATATGGGACTAGGTCTATGGCAAGGTGATTATCAGCAGACCACTGGTTTATGGTTGCGTTGGTATGATCAAGCAGGCTGGCTACCAACATTGAAGGAAAGAACCGAACAGGAACGCCAACGGGTTGAACAGGAACGCCAACGGGCTGAACAGGAACGCCAACGGGCTGAACAGGAACGCCAACGAGCTGAACAGGAACGCCAACGAGCTGAACAAGAACGTCAACGGGCTGATAAACTAGCAGAGTATTTGCGATCGCAAGGAATAGATCCAGACCTGATAAATTAA